A single region of the Cyclopterus lumpus isolate fCycLum1 chromosome 16, fCycLum1.pri, whole genome shotgun sequence genome encodes:
- the LOC117745639 gene encoding DOMON domain-containing protein FRRS1L: MSYLRRFVKLLVLLIQSGWLGVAPSPTDEGALRAGHGEHGEPGHQEPHKDSYSTFASEFLESRYLSDDGYPFPTAPPVDPFAKIKVIDCGVTKGCIRYGKPGCDAETCDYFLSYRRIGTDVEYEMSSDTDGWVAVGFSSDKKMGGDDVMGCVHDDNGRVRIHHFYNVGQWAKEIKRNPARDEEGVFDNNRVTCRFKRPLYVPREETLVDLHLSWYYLFAWGPAIQGSITRHDIDNPPVSDHMISIYKYEDIFMPSTAYQTFNSPLCLLLIVALTFYLLMGTP, encoded by the exons ATGAGTTATCTGCGGAGGTTCGTGAAGCTGTTGGTGCTGCTGATCCAGAGCGGATGGTTGGGGGTTGCGCCGAGCCCCACCGATGAGGGAGCACTCCGGGCCGGCCACGGGGAGCACGGAGAGCCGGGACACCAGGAGCCTCACAAGGACTCCTACAGCACCTTCGCGTCCGAGTTCCTGGAGTCCAGATATCTGTCCGATGACG GTTATCCATTCCCCACCGCCCCACCAGTGGATCCCTTTGCCAAGATCAAAGTCATCGACTGTGGAGTAACCAAAGGCTGCATAAG ATATGGGAAGCCAGGGTGTGATGCAGAAACATGTGACTACTTTCTGAGTTATCGCCGCATCGGGACAGATGTGGAGTATGAGATGAGTTCAGACACAGACGGCTGGGTGGCCGTAGGTTTCTCCTCAGACAAGAAAATG GGAGGAGACGATGTCATGGGCTGTGTCCATGACGATAACGGACGTGTACGGATTCATCACTTCTACAATGTCGGCCAATGGGccaaggaaataaaaaggaaccCTGCGAGAGACGAAGAGGGCGTATTTGACAACAACCGGGTGACCTGCCGTTTTAAACGACCTTTATATGTCCCCAGAGAGGAAACACTTGTGGACTTACACCTGTCATGGTATTACCTGTTTGCATGGGGACCGGCCATACAAG GTTCCATCACGAGACATGACATTGACAATCCGCCCGTCAGTGACCACATGATCAGCATCTATAAGTACGAGGACATCTTCATGCCTTCCACGGCCTACCAGACCTTCAACTCTCCCCTCTGCTTATTGCTCATAGTAGCACTCACCTTCTACTTACTCATGGGAACGCCATAA